Part of the Nostoc sp. ATCC 53789 genome, TACTAAATATCTGCTATTTTTAAAAAAAATCATAAAAAAGTCATTAACTTATTTATATAAATTTTGTAACTTGATTAATAGCATTTTCGCTTTAGTAGTTTTATCGGTAAAAAGTAAATGCGATAAACAGTCAAAAATTGCCAAAAAATAGTAATTTTTACGAAATATTTATAAATTCATCCTCAAGAGAGAAGCGCTGGTTAAATAATTATTTCTCTAGACCGATTTGTAAATTCAATTAAGCATCAGAGAATACGTCTATCAACCCTTGATATTACAAACACTTCTATGGCAAAGCCAATTGAATTTAATTTATTTGCACCATACAATAAGGGAGCCGCATTAATTGGTTCTTTTTCTGATTGGCAAGAAATACCAATGGAAAAAGGTGATGATGGTTATTTTCGCACAAGTGTTGAATTAGAAGACGGCGCTTATCAATATAAATTTCGCATCCAGTCAAATTCATGGTTTTTTGAACCAGAACAATGGGTTGATGTTACAGACCCTTATGCAACTGATATAGATGAACTGAGTGGAAAAGATGATAGTGTTATCCATGTAAAAGATGGTGAAAGAATTACTGATACTTATGTCTGGCAACATGATGATAAACCTTTACCTGCTGACCACGAATTAGTAATTTATGAATTGCACGTTGGTGACTTTTCTGGCGGCGAGGATGATCCTTATGCACGAGGCAAGTATAAACACGTCATTGAAAAGTTAGATTATTTGTGTGAACTAGGAGTCAATGCTATTGAGTTGATGCCACTTAAAGAATATCCTGGTGATTATAGTTGGGGTTATAATCCTCGCCACTTCTTTGCAACAGAATCAAGCTATGGTTCTACTGCTGAGTTAAAAAAATTGATTGATGAGTGTCATGCCAGAGGAATTCGTGTAATTCTTGACGGTATTTATAACCACTCAGAAGCATCTGCTCCTCTAACACAAATTGACCACGATTATTGGTATCATCACGAACCTCGTGACCCTGATAATAACTGGGGGCCTGAGTTTAATTATGAACATTATGACGAAAAATTAGATATTAAACCAGCCTGGAAATTTACTGGTGAGGCAATCCGTTTTTGGATATCAGAATATCATCTTGATGGTATTCGCTATGATGCAGCACGGCAAATTGCAAATTATGACTTCATGCACTGGATTGTTCAAGAAGCCAAAAAAACTGCTGGTGCAAAGCCTTTTTACAACGTTGCTGAACACATTCCTGAAACTACCAGCATTACCAATGTAGATGGGCCAATGGATGGTTGCTGGCATGATAGTTTCTATCACTGCATTCTAGAACATATCTGCGGTGATACATTTGATTTAGAGCGCCTCAAAGATGTTATTGACTGCAAACGCCAAGGCTTCTTGGGTGCTACGAATGTAGTAAATTACCTCACCAACCATGACCATAACCATGTCATGGTTGAATTGGGGAACCGTGAGATTTTTGACGAAGAAGCCTTTAGACGGGCTAAATTAGGAGTTGCCATCCTAATGACTGCTGTTGGCGTACCTTTGATTTGGATGGGAGAGGAATTTGGTGAGTACAAACCCAAACAACCTGAATCATCAAAAATTGATTGGACTCTGCTAGGTAACGATCTCAATCGTAGTTTATTTGAATCATACAAAGGCTTAACTAACCTGCGTAAAAGTAATCACGCTCTCTACACAGAAAATATTGACTTTATCCACGAAAATCCAGAGGCAAAAGTATTAGCTTATACTCGTTGGAATGATGAAGGTTCTCGTGTCGTCGTAATCGCAAATTTCTCAGAAAACTTCCTAGCTGGCTATCATGTTCCTAACTTTCCGAGTGCTGGTACATGGCACGAATGGACAGGCAATTATGATGTCGAATCTAGTGATGATGGTATACTAACTGACTTAGGGCCATACGAAGCCAAAGTGTTTGTATGGCAGTAATTATATACACTAACACTGAGTCAGTAATCCAATAGCAAAAAGAAAGGGGGGAAATATTCTCCCCTTTTTAAGTTATTACATTTCCTGAATACAGTGTAATTAGAAATTTGTCAAGCACAAAATAAGCTATTTTAAAATTTCATTGGTTTGTGTTACACTTTTGAGTTGAAGTGCGTATATAAAATTGCCAAAGCATCCCCATGCACAACAAATTATTTAATACTAATATCGACAACGCTAACATTGAGAACGATCGCATTTTATTAACTCCCAATGAAATAAAATCAAAATTACCTTTAACACAATTAGCCGAACAAAGAGTTTTAGCATACAGACAGGAAATAGAAGATATCCTAGATTTTCAGGATCGGAGAAAGTTTATAGTAGTTGGCCCATGCTCAATCCACGATCCAAAAGCAGCGCTCGAATATTCTGAAAGGTTGAAAGCGTTGTCTGAGCAAGTTAAGGATAAGCTGCTACTAATAATGCGTGTATACTTTGAAAAGCCAAGAACAACCGTTGGTTGGAAAGGATTAATTAACGATCCAGATATGGATGATTCTTTCCATGTAGAGAATGGTTTATTAATTGCACGCGATCTGTTATTAAAAATTACAGAATTGGGATTACCTGCGGGTACAGAAGCATTAGATCCAATCATACCTCAATACATTAGTGAACTGATTACATGGTCTGCTATTGGGGCACGCACGACCGAATCACAAACTCACCGTGAAATGGCAAGTGGACTTTCGATGCCTGTGGGTTTTAAAAACGGAACTGATGGCAATATTCAAGTAGCTTTGAATGCCCTACAATCAGCTAGAAACCCGCATAATTTTCTGGGAATTAATCAAAACGGACAAGTCAGCGTCTTTCAAACTAAAGGGAATGGCTATGGTCACGTAATTTTAAGAGGTGGTAGTCAACCCAACTTTGATGCAGCAAATGTAAAATTAGTAGAAGATAAATTAAAACAGGCGAATTTACCACCAAGAATTGTTATCGACTGTAGCCACGGAAATACTAATAAAGATTACAAATTACAAGGTGCTGTTTTAGAAAATATTATTCAGCAAATAGTAGATGGCAATACATCAATAGTTGGCATGATGCTGGAATCACATTTATATGAAGGTAGTCAACCAATTACTGGTAAAGAAGAATTAAAATATGGAGTTTCTGTAACTGATAAATGTATTAGTTGGGAAGAAACCGAAAAAATTATTTTGGCTGCTTACGAAAAACTTAAGTAAATACCATAATTGGGATTTTTAGAGGGTTTGAATCTTAATCACCAACGCTTGTAGTAATAACGTGTAAAATTTTACACGTTATTTAGTATTTATCAGAAACGACTATGAACACAATAACTTTTTTGCTTTCCTCGTTTTTCCTATAGATGCTGTTTCATATCTATTGGTATTGTGATATCAGTCTATTATTATTTGCTGTAAGAATAAATCTCGGTTTTCCAGCCAGGTATAATCTAATACGGTTCAGTGAAGAAAAATAGTAGGTTGCGTTGAGGAATAGCGAAACCCAAGCTACACCACTTTTGGTTTTTACCCTTAACTAAACCGTATTTAGGTATAATCTGGCTTATCTAATCTTTTAGAACTCAAAAATATTGTTAACTACTTCACCTACTATTATCTGAAAACTACTTGTAGATAAAATCATTTTTCAGACTATTGATAGACCCTCATATCAGTATAAAGATAGAAAGAATACTTTTAGTCAATCAGGTAATA contains:
- a CDS encoding 3-deoxy-7-phosphoheptulonate synthase — translated: MHNKLFNTNIDNANIENDRILLTPNEIKSKLPLTQLAEQRVLAYRQEIEDILDFQDRRKFIVVGPCSIHDPKAALEYSERLKALSEQVKDKLLLIMRVYFEKPRTTVGWKGLINDPDMDDSFHVENGLLIARDLLLKITELGLPAGTEALDPIIPQYISELITWSAIGARTTESQTHREMASGLSMPVGFKNGTDGNIQVALNALQSARNPHNFLGINQNGQVSVFQTKGNGYGHVILRGGSQPNFDAANVKLVEDKLKQANLPPRIVIDCSHGNTNKDYKLQGAVLENIIQQIVDGNTSIVGMMLESHLYEGSQPITGKEELKYGVSVTDKCISWEETEKIILAAYEKLK
- a CDS encoding alpha-amylase family glycosyl hydrolase; translated protein: MAKPIEFNLFAPYNKGAALIGSFSDWQEIPMEKGDDGYFRTSVELEDGAYQYKFRIQSNSWFFEPEQWVDVTDPYATDIDELSGKDDSVIHVKDGERITDTYVWQHDDKPLPADHELVIYELHVGDFSGGEDDPYARGKYKHVIEKLDYLCELGVNAIELMPLKEYPGDYSWGYNPRHFFATESSYGSTAELKKLIDECHARGIRVILDGIYNHSEASAPLTQIDHDYWYHHEPRDPDNNWGPEFNYEHYDEKLDIKPAWKFTGEAIRFWISEYHLDGIRYDAARQIANYDFMHWIVQEAKKTAGAKPFYNVAEHIPETTSITNVDGPMDGCWHDSFYHCILEHICGDTFDLERLKDVIDCKRQGFLGATNVVNYLTNHDHNHVMVELGNREIFDEEAFRRAKLGVAILMTAVGVPLIWMGEEFGEYKPKQPESSKIDWTLLGNDLNRSLFESYKGLTNLRKSNHALYTENIDFIHENPEAKVLAYTRWNDEGSRVVVIANFSENFLAGYHVPNFPSAGTWHEWTGNYDVESSDDGILTDLGPYEAKVFVWQ